Proteins encoded together in one Cellulomonas gilvus ATCC 13127 window:
- a CDS encoding prolyl oligopeptidase family serine peptidase — protein MTAASSQSPAPATATARYPDAHRLDLVEDLHGRRVADPYRWLEDEADPATARWSRAQDDAYAAYLAAAPATGPFSPATLTPRLRTLLGAGFVGAPAWRGERRFFSRRAGDQEHAVVVVVEPDGAGGERERVLVDPMLLDPAGTTTLDAWQPSKEGTLLAYQTSTGGTEESVLRVLDVATGDVVDGPVDRARYSPVAWLPGGEAFFYVRRLAPELLPADEAQYHRRVWLHRVGTSPERDVEVFGAGRPITSYYGVSVSRDGRWLVVSASEGTAPRTDVWIADLAGGALDAPAFAEVAVGLDAETGVWVGRDGLLYVHTDLDAPRGRLAVTDPRTPGVGHWRTLLDQDDEAVLEDVAFTDGGGTGTTPQLLLASWRRHAVSEITVHDPATGQRLPGAAGSVPLPGLGSTSGLVTRPDGGPEVWFSYTDHTSVPTVLRFDATTREVTPWAAPPGAVPDVPDVRVRHLEVASSDGTTVRAFVVARADLLDAAGDPLRPCPTILYGYGGFQISLEPGFSATTLAWVEAGGVYVVANLRGGGEEGEDWHRAGMRGAKQNVFDDFHAVGDALVAGGWTTPAQLACWGGSNGGLLVGAAVTQRPDLFAAAVCSAPLLDMVRYQRFGLGVTWTEEYGDADVPAELDWLLAYSPYHRVAPGTAYPATLFTVFDGDTRVDPLHARKLAAALQHATSADLQDRPVLLRRETGVGHGGRALSRTIGLTVEQLQFVARQTGLAGAGA, from the coding sequence ATGACGGCAGCCTCGTCGCAGTCCCCGGCGCCCGCGACCGCCACCGCCCGCTACCCCGACGCCCACCGTCTCGACCTGGTCGAGGACCTGCACGGACGCCGCGTCGCGGACCCCTACCGCTGGCTCGAGGACGAGGCGGACCCCGCGACCGCGCGGTGGTCGCGCGCGCAGGACGACGCGTACGCGGCCTACCTGGCCGCCGCACCGGCCACGGGCCCGTTCTCGCCCGCGACGCTGACGCCCCGGCTGCGCACGCTGCTCGGCGCGGGGTTCGTCGGTGCCCCCGCGTGGCGGGGTGAGCGCCGGTTCTTCTCGCGGCGTGCGGGCGACCAGGAGCATGCGGTGGTCGTCGTGGTCGAGCCCGACGGCGCGGGCGGCGAGCGCGAGCGCGTGCTCGTGGACCCGATGCTGCTCGATCCCGCGGGCACCACGACGCTCGACGCGTGGCAGCCGTCCAAGGAGGGCACGCTGCTGGCGTACCAGACCTCCACGGGCGGCACCGAGGAGTCGGTGCTCCGCGTGCTCGACGTCGCCACGGGTGACGTGGTCGACGGGCCGGTCGACCGGGCGCGGTACTCGCCCGTCGCGTGGCTGCCGGGTGGTGAGGCGTTCTTCTACGTGCGCCGCCTGGCGCCCGAGCTGCTCCCGGCCGACGAGGCGCAGTACCACCGCCGGGTCTGGCTGCACCGCGTCGGTACCTCGCCCGAGCGGGACGTCGAGGTGTTCGGCGCCGGGCGTCCGATCACGAGCTACTACGGCGTCTCGGTCTCGCGCGACGGCCGCTGGCTGGTGGTCTCGGCGTCCGAGGGCACGGCGCCGCGCACCGACGTCTGGATCGCGGACCTCGCGGGCGGCGCGCTCGACGCACCGGCGTTCGCCGAGGTCGCGGTCGGGCTGGACGCCGAGACGGGCGTGTGGGTCGGGCGCGACGGCCTGCTGTACGTGCACACCGACCTCGACGCGCCGCGGGGCAGGCTCGCGGTGACCGACCCGCGCACGCCGGGGGTCGGTCACTGGCGCACGCTGCTCGACCAGGACGACGAGGCGGTCCTCGAGGACGTCGCGTTCACGGACGGTGGCGGGACCGGCACCACGCCGCAGCTGCTGCTCGCGTCCTGGCGCCGGCACGCCGTCTCGGAGATCACGGTGCACGACCCCGCCACGGGACAGCGACTGCCGGGTGCGGCGGGATCCGTGCCGCTGCCTGGGCTCGGCTCGACGTCGGGCCTGGTCACGCGCCCCGACGGCGGCCCCGAGGTCTGGTTCTCCTACACCGATCACACGAGCGTGCCGACCGTGCTGCGGTTCGACGCCACCACGCGCGAGGTCACACCGTGGGCGGCACCACCCGGTGCGGTGCCGGACGTGCCCGACGTGCGCGTGCGGCACCTCGAGGTCGCGTCGTCCGACGGCACCACGGTGCGCGCGTTCGTCGTCGCGCGTGCGGACCTGCTGGACGCCGCGGGCGACCCGCTGCGCCCGTGCCCGACGATCCTGTACGGCTACGGCGGCTTCCAGATCTCGCTCGAGCCCGGGTTCTCGGCGACGACCCTGGCCTGGGTCGAGGCGGGCGGCGTGTACGTGGTCGCGAACCTGCGCGGCGGCGGCGAGGAGGGTGAGGACTGGCACCGGGCCGGGATGCGGGGGGCCAAGCAGAACGTCTTCGACGACTTCCACGCGGTCGGTGACGCGCTGGTCGCGGGTGGCTGGACGACACCCGCGCAGCTCGCGTGCTGGGGCGGGTCCAACGGCGGCCTGCTGGTGGGTGCCGCGGTCACGCAGCGACCTGACCTGTTCGCGGCGGCCGTGTGCTCCGCGCCGCTGCTGGACATGGTCCGCTACCAGCGGTTCGGGCTGGGCGTCACGTGGACCGAGGAGTACGGCGACGCGGACGTCCCCGCCGAGCTGGACTGGCTGCTGGCGTACTCGCCGTACCACCGCGTCGCACCCGGGACCGCCTACCCCGCGACGCTGTTCACGGTGTTCGACGGCGACACGCGCGTCGACCCGCTGCACGCGCGCAAGCTCGCCGCGGCGCTCCAGCACGCCACGTCCGCCGACCTGCAGGACCGCCCGGTGCTGCTGCGCCGCGAGACGGGTGTGGGGCACGGGGGGCGCGCGCTGTCCCGGACGATCGGGCTGACCGTCGAGCAGCTGCAGTTCGTGGCGCGCCAGACCGGCCTGGCGGGGGCCGGCGCATGA
- a CDS encoding mechanosensitive ion channel family protein, producing MTGLHAAPAPDPTTTAPPLVPQDPASVSSWWDWVLGVPLQIAVIVVASALVLALLRTAIRRVTEHIADGTPVIQRGVLRPLGESAVASTLLRTDPLATARRKQRARTLGSVLRSSATVLVGGIAAFLVLDALGVNIAPFIASAGIVGVALGFGAQSLVKDFLTGTFMMLEDQYGVGDVVDVGPATGTVEAVTLRVTKVRDGDGTLWYVPNGSMLRVGNKTQGWSTAVVELDVDYFADLDHVQRLLLRAAEQVGADPELADAILGSPTVTGIERLTAEAITLRLQLRTAPAVQWEVARALRIAARRTLEEAGVPLAGQRDALTAHLEAREPADPAGPVTAEESDEPADGAGPDGAPPADPHDTPVDEALRAPRQDPPAAGPSAGRAG from the coding sequence ATGACCGGGCTGCACGCGGCGCCCGCGCCCGACCCGACGACGACCGCTCCCCCGCTCGTCCCGCAGGACCCGGCCTCGGTGTCCTCGTGGTGGGACTGGGTGCTCGGCGTCCCGCTGCAGATCGCGGTGATCGTGGTCGCGAGCGCGCTGGTGCTCGCGCTGCTGCGCACCGCGATCCGCCGGGTCACCGAGCACATCGCCGACGGCACCCCGGTGATCCAGCGCGGCGTGCTGCGTCCTCTCGGCGAGTCCGCGGTCGCCTCGACGCTGCTGCGCACCGACCCGCTGGCCACCGCGCGCCGCAAGCAGCGCGCGCGCACGCTGGGCTCGGTGCTGCGCTCGTCGGCCACGGTCCTGGTCGGTGGGATCGCGGCGTTCCTGGTGCTCGACGCGCTGGGCGTGAACATCGCCCCCTTCATCGCGTCCGCGGGGATCGTCGGCGTCGCGCTGGGCTTCGGTGCGCAGAGCCTGGTCAAGGACTTCCTCACGGGCACGTTCATGATGCTCGAGGACCAGTACGGCGTGGGCGACGTGGTCGACGTGGGCCCTGCGACGGGGACCGTGGAGGCGGTCACGCTGCGCGTCACCAAGGTGCGCGACGGGGACGGCACGCTCTGGTACGTGCCGAACGGATCGATGCTGCGCGTCGGCAACAAGACGCAGGGCTGGTCCACCGCGGTGGTCGAGCTCGACGTCGACTACTTCGCGGACCTCGACCACGTGCAGCGGCTGCTCCTGCGTGCGGCCGAGCAGGTCGGCGCGGACCCCGAGCTCGCCGACGCGATCCTGGGCAGCCCGACCGTCACGGGCATCGAACGGCTCACCGCGGAGGCGATCACGCTGCGGCTCCAGCTGCGCACCGCACCCGCCGTGCAGTGGGAGGTCGCGCGCGCGCTGCGGATCGCCGCGCGCCGGACGCTCGAGGAGGCCGGCGTGCCGCTCGCGGGTCAGCGCGACGCGCTGACCGCGCACCTCGAGGCGCGCGAGCCGGCCGACCCCGCCGGCCCGGTCACCGCGGAGGAGTCCGACGAGCCGGCGGACGGCGCCGGACCCGACGGCGCACCACCCGCGGACCCGCACGACACCCCGGTCGACGAGGCGCTGCGCGCACCACGGCAGGACCCGCCCGCCGCGGGGCCGTCGGCCGGCCGCGCCGGCTGA
- a CDS encoding PTS sugar transporter subunit IIA: MSALRVLAPVPGTVRAIGQVPDPVFAQEIVGPGVAIEPDHVGLLDAVAPCDGVVGALHPHAFAIEVDEGRSVLVHLGIDTVRLAGLGFTLHVQRGDTVRAGQRMVTWSPVDVAASGMPTVCPVVALQADAGAVTLDAAAGAHVAAGDPLLTWG, translated from the coding sequence ATGAGCGCGCTGCGCGTCCTCGCGCCCGTGCCCGGCACGGTCCGCGCGATCGGCCAGGTCCCCGACCCGGTGTTCGCCCAGGAGATCGTCGGTCCCGGTGTCGCGATCGAGCCCGACCACGTGGGTCTGCTCGACGCGGTCGCACCGTGCGACGGCGTGGTGGGCGCCCTGCACCCGCACGCGTTCGCGATCGAGGTCGACGAGGGCCGCTCGGTCCTGGTCCACCTGGGCATCGACACCGTGCGGCTCGCGGGCCTGGGCTTCACGCTGCACGTGCAGCGCGGTGACACGGTCCGCGCGGGTCAGCGGATGGTGACGTGGTCACCCGTCGACGTGGCGGCCTCCGGCATGCCGACGGTGTGCCCCGTGGTCGCGCTGCAGGCGGACGCGGGCGCGGTCACGCTGGACGCGGCCGCCGGCGCGCACGTGGCGGCCGGCGACCCGCTGCTGACCTGGGGCTGA
- a CDS encoding glucose PTS transporter subunit EIIB yields the protein MSKAEQILAALGGDANVVDLEPCITRLRVEVSDAQLVDEAALKASGAFGVVRSGRIVQVIVGPEADNLAAELDSLR from the coding sequence TTGAGCAAGGCAGAGCAGATCCTCGCCGCGCTGGGTGGAGACGCGAACGTCGTCGACCTGGAGCCGTGCATCACGCGCCTGCGGGTCGAGGTCAGCGACGCCCAGCTGGTCGACGAGGCCGCGCTCAAGGCCTCCGGCGCGTTCGGCGTGGTCCGCTCGGGCCGCATCGTCCAGGTGATCGTCGGCCCGGAGGCCGACAACCTGGCCGCCGAGCTCGACTCGCTGCGCTGA
- the ptsP gene encoding phosphoenolpyruvate--protein phosphotransferase, with protein MSPTQPPTVVHGLGVSPGRVAAPVVLMPEPVAKPPSGRRLPPGADQRAAADRIAAASQRVREDLDAAADRATGDAADVLHATAAIAADPTLVADAVQRVMTDHLVPERAVWEAAEAVAEQFAALGGLFAERTRDIADVRDRLVADLTGRPAPGVPDRPEPFVLVAADLAPAVVATLDTTRVLAIATAAGGPTAHTAILARARGIPAVVAARGLDLAVADGDVVIVDGGAGTVVVHPDDEQVAAARARQATARTFDGDGRTSDGHRVELLANVGDPSEAAAAAAAGAQGVGLFRTEFGFLDRDEAPSIDEQVAAYRRVFEQFTGRKVVIRTLDAGADKPMPFLASDFEANPALGVRGLRTAVQHADVLEDQLTAIARAAQGQDTTVWVMAPMVSTVEEAEDFVARCARHGLPDAGVMVEVPSAALVADRILAHATFASVGTNDLTQYAMAADRMLGSVAHLSDAWHPAVLRLVAETCRGGATQGRPVGVCGEAAAVPALAVVLVGLGVASLSMTPRALADVAAVLAATSYDECVRLAQLALAASSAADARATVRAALPVLAELGL; from the coding sequence GTGAGCCCCACCCAGCCCCCCACGGTGGTGCACGGGCTCGGGGTGAGCCCCGGGCGGGTCGCCGCGCCCGTCGTGCTCATGCCGGAGCCGGTCGCCAAGCCCCCGTCGGGGCGCCGTCTGCCGCCCGGTGCCGATCAGCGCGCCGCCGCTGACCGGATCGCCGCCGCGTCGCAGCGCGTGCGCGAGGACCTGGACGCCGCTGCCGACCGTGCGACCGGTGACGCCGCCGACGTGCTGCACGCGACCGCCGCGATCGCCGCCGACCCCACGCTCGTGGCGGACGCCGTGCAGCGCGTCATGACCGACCACCTGGTCCCCGAGCGCGCGGTGTGGGAGGCGGCGGAGGCCGTCGCCGAGCAGTTCGCGGCGCTGGGCGGGCTGTTCGCCGAGCGCACGCGGGACATCGCGGACGTGCGGGACCGCCTGGTCGCCGACCTCACGGGCCGCCCGGCGCCGGGTGTGCCCGACCGGCCCGAGCCGTTCGTGCTCGTGGCCGCTGACCTGGCACCCGCGGTCGTCGCGACGCTGGACACCACACGCGTCCTGGCGATCGCCACCGCGGCGGGCGGTCCCACCGCGCACACCGCGATCCTCGCGCGCGCACGCGGCATCCCCGCGGTCGTCGCCGCCCGCGGCCTGGACCTCGCGGTCGCCGACGGCGACGTGGTCATCGTCGACGGCGGCGCGGGCACGGTCGTCGTGCACCCCGACGACGAGCAGGTCGCGGCCGCCCGTGCGCGGCAGGCGACCGCCCGCACGTTCGACGGCGACGGCCGGACGAGCGACGGGCACCGCGTCGAGCTGCTCGCCAACGTGGGCGACCCGTCCGAGGCCGCGGCGGCCGCGGCGGCCGGTGCGCAGGGCGTGGGCCTGTTCCGCACCGAGTTCGGCTTCCTGGACCGCGACGAGGCGCCGAGCATCGACGAGCAGGTGGCCGCCTACCGTCGCGTGTTCGAGCAGTTCACGGGCCGCAAGGTGGTGATCCGCACGCTCGACGCGGGCGCCGACAAGCCCATGCCGTTCCTCGCGAGCGACTTCGAGGCCAACCCCGCGCTGGGCGTGCGGGGCCTGCGCACGGCCGTGCAGCACGCCGACGTGCTCGAGGACCAGCTGACCGCGATCGCCCGCGCCGCGCAGGGGCAGGACACGACCGTCTGGGTCATGGCACCGATGGTGTCCACCGTCGAGGAGGCCGAGGACTTCGTCGCGCGGTGCGCGCGGCACGGCCTGCCGGACGCGGGCGTCATGGTCGAGGTGCCGAGCGCCGCGCTCGTGGCCGACCGGATCCTCGCGCACGCGACGTTCGCGAGCGTCGGCACCAACGACCTGACGCAGTACGCCATGGCGGCGGACCGCATGCTCGGCTCGGTCGCGCACCTGTCGGACGCGTGGCACCCCGCGGTGCTGCGGCTCGTCGCCGAGACGTGCCGGGGCGGCGCGACGCAGGGCCGACCGGTCGGCGTGTGCGGTGAGGCCGCCGCGGTCCCCGCGCTCGCCGTGGTGCTCGTCGGGCTCGGCGTCGCGTCGCTGTCGATGACCCCGCGCGCCCTCGCCGACGTCGCCGCGGTCCTCGCCGCGACGTCCTACGACGAGTGCGTCCGGCTCGCGCAGCTCGCGCTCGCGGCGTCGTCGGCGGCCGATGCGCGGGCGACCGTGCGCGCCGCGCTCCCGGTGCTGGCCGAGCTCGGGCTGTGA
- a CDS encoding globin — protein MRSDSFYTAVGGHDTFVALVDRFYEGVATDPVLKPMYPEEDLGPAAQRLTLFLEQYWGGPTTYSDERGHPRLRMRHAPYKVNPDARDRWLLHMRTALDSLDLAPLHKAELWDYLERAAHSMLNTFED, from the coding sequence GTGAGATCCGACTCGTTCTACACGGCGGTCGGCGGGCACGACACGTTCGTCGCGCTCGTCGACAGGTTCTACGAGGGCGTCGCCACCGACCCCGTGCTCAAGCCGATGTACCCCGAGGAGGACCTGGGCCCCGCCGCGCAGCGCCTCACGCTGTTCCTCGAGCAGTACTGGGGCGGGCCCACCACGTACTCCGACGAGCGCGGCCACCCGCGCCTACGGATGCGGCACGCGCCGTACAAGGTCAACCCGGACGCGCGCGACCGCTGGCTGCTGCACATGCGCACCGCGCTCGACTCGCTCGACCTCGCGCCCCTGCACAAGGCCGAGCTGTGGGACTACCTGGAGCGCGCCGCGCACTCGATGCTCAACACGTTCGAGGACTGA
- a CDS encoding acyl-CoA thioesterase, with translation MTTAPDPMAPVLGALQLESDPHEADVFRGRSLPQPSGRVFGGQVLAQALLAAGATVEPDRLPHSLHGYFLRAGVIDEPITFAVERLRDGRSFTARRTHALQGGAPILSMIASFQAEQEGLAYADEMPHDVPAPEDLRSAFDVLGPIDHPVAKFWTQEAAFDVRHVEGPLYLGPAAERTGRQMVWFKALSPLPDDGLLHRALLAYACDQVMLEPVLRRSGESWVSRGMSIASLDHAMWWHRDVRVDEWLLYVQSTPSAQGGRGLGAARVFTRSGELVASIAQEGMIRLP, from the coding sequence ATGACCACTGCGCCGGACCCGATGGCGCCCGTGCTGGGCGCGCTGCAGCTCGAGAGCGACCCGCACGAGGCCGACGTCTTCCGGGGCAGGAGCCTGCCCCAGCCCAGCGGGCGCGTGTTCGGCGGCCAGGTGCTCGCGCAGGCGCTGCTCGCGGCCGGAGCGACGGTCGAGCCGGACCGCCTGCCCCACTCGCTGCACGGGTACTTCCTGCGCGCGGGCGTGATCGACGAGCCGATCACGTTCGCCGTCGAGCGGCTGCGCGACGGGCGCTCGTTCACCGCGCGCCGCACGCACGCGCTGCAGGGCGGTGCGCCCATCCTGTCGATGATCGCGTCCTTCCAGGCCGAGCAGGAGGGCCTGGCGTACGCCGACGAGATGCCGCACGACGTGCCCGCACCCGAGGACCTGCGCTCGGCGTTCGACGTGCTCGGGCCGATCGACCACCCCGTCGCGAAGTTCTGGACGCAGGAGGCGGCGTTCGACGTCCGGCACGTCGAGGGTCCGCTGTACCTGGGCCCCGCCGCCGAGCGCACCGGGCGGCAGATGGTCTGGTTCAAGGCGCTCTCGCCGCTGCCCGACGACGGCCTGCTGCACCGCGCGCTGCTGGCCTACGCGTGCGACCAGGTGATGCTCGAGCCCGTGCTGCGGCGCTCGGGTGAGTCGTGGGTCAGCCGCGGGATGTCGATCGCGAGCCTGGACCACGCGATGTGGTGGCACCGGGACGTGCGCGTCGACGAGTGGCTGCTCTACGTGCAGTCGACGCCGAGCGCGCAGGGGGGCCGCGGGCTCGGCGCCGCACGGGTCTTCACCCGGTCCGGCGAGCTGGTCGCCTCGATTGCCCAGGAAGGCATGATTCGTCTGCCCTGA
- a CDS encoding MMPL family transporter translates to MSTRVSRRSALTRALLVAVALVAWLAIGSLGGVAQGKLSQVQTNDAAAFLPSSAESTLAAEAGRDFVETPTLPALVVLTPEGGGAVTEAQVGQVTQVAQAVPAAPVAGTDQTWAEYLTAEPVVTPSQDGEALLVVFSLDAEAAETLIGAGEESVTESFVTELRQVFLDELGASADAAGEAGLQAWVTGPAGFVADLVTAFGGIDGILLLVALGAVLLILVVIYRSPLLPLAVILTAVFGLCLAGLVVYHLADSGTLVLNGQSQGILSILVVGASVDYALLLVARYREELRHTAHPADAMRRAWRACLEPIGASAGTVIAGVLCLLLSELGSNRSLGPVAAIGIASALLAAMTLLPALLLIGGRRSRFYFWPRVPRPAAAATEGSTHGSHAAAVPDPAEATGLWGRLARWVARRARAVWVVTAVVLLGFAAFLPTFQASGTSETDVFRTPVDSVAGEEVLAAHFPAGAVQPVTVVVPQADASAAQEAAEGVDGVDSVRVFTGAPAGAPGADDAPPVVVDGTVRLDVTTSAPSDSVAAQDVVRDVRTAVHAVAPDALVGGPAAEQVDTIDAAQRDLRVIVPLVLLVIMVILMLLLRSVLAAVVLLVANVLSFAATLGVAAILFDGPFGFPGSDPTVPLFAFVFLVALGVDYSIFLMTRVREESLQVGTRRGVVRGLAVTGGVITSAGIVLATTFAALAVIPLLFLVQLAFLVAFGVLLDTFVVRSLLVPAVVHDLGDRAWWPSRVGDRAGTAHQPAHAGAASGPSSGGTAGGE, encoded by the coding sequence ATGTCCACCCGCGTGTCCCGCCGCTCCGCGCTCACCCGCGCCCTGCTCGTCGCCGTCGCCCTGGTCGCGTGGCTCGCGATCGGCTCGCTGGGGGGTGTGGCCCAGGGCAAGCTGTCTCAGGTCCAGACGAACGACGCGGCGGCGTTCCTGCCGTCGTCGGCCGAGTCCACGCTCGCGGCCGAGGCCGGGCGGGACTTCGTCGAGACGCCCACGCTGCCCGCGCTGGTGGTGCTCACGCCCGAGGGCGGCGGCGCGGTGACCGAGGCGCAGGTGGGGCAGGTCACGCAGGTCGCGCAGGCCGTTCCGGCCGCCCCGGTCGCGGGCACCGACCAGACCTGGGCGGAGTACCTCACCGCCGAGCCCGTGGTGACGCCGTCGCAGGACGGCGAGGCGTTGCTGGTGGTGTTCTCGCTCGACGCGGAGGCCGCCGAGACGCTGATCGGCGCCGGTGAGGAGTCGGTCACGGAGTCGTTCGTCACCGAGCTGCGGCAGGTCTTCCTGGACGAGCTGGGCGCGAGCGCGGACGCCGCGGGTGAGGCGGGCCTGCAGGCGTGGGTCACCGGCCCCGCGGGCTTCGTCGCGGACCTGGTCACGGCGTTCGGCGGCATCGACGGGATCCTGCTGCTGGTCGCGCTCGGCGCGGTGCTGCTCATCCTCGTCGTCATCTACCGCTCGCCCCTGCTGCCGCTCGCGGTCATCCTCACCGCGGTGTTCGGGCTGTGCCTGGCCGGCCTGGTGGTCTACCACCTGGCCGACTCGGGCACGCTCGTGCTCAACGGGCAGTCCCAGGGCATCCTGTCCATCCTCGTGGTGGGCGCGAGCGTGGACTACGCGCTGCTGCTGGTGGCGCGCTACCGCGAGGAGCTGCGCCACACCGCGCACCCCGCGGACGCGATGCGCCGGGCCTGGCGCGCGTGCCTCGAGCCGATCGGCGCGTCCGCGGGCACCGTCATCGCGGGCGTGCTGTGCCTGCTGCTGTCCGAGCTGGGGTCCAACCGCTCGCTCGGTCCCGTCGCCGCGATCGGCATCGCGTCCGCGCTCCTCGCCGCGATGACGCTGCTGCCGGCGCTCCTGCTGATCGGCGGGCGGCGCTCGCGGTTCTACTTCTGGCCGCGCGTGCCCCGTCCGGCCGCCGCGGCGACCGAGGGTTCCACGCACGGCTCGCACGCCGCCGCGGTGCCGGACCCGGCCGAGGCCACCGGGCTGTGGGGGCGGCTCGCGCGGTGGGTGGCCCGCCGCGCGCGTGCGGTGTGGGTGGTCACGGCCGTGGTCCTGCTGGGCTTCGCGGCGTTCCTGCCCACGTTCCAGGCCTCGGGCACCAGCGAGACCGACGTGTTCCGCACACCCGTCGACTCGGTCGCGGGCGAGGAGGTGCTCGCGGCCCACTTCCCCGCGGGCGCGGTCCAGCCCGTCACCGTCGTCGTGCCGCAGGCGGACGCGTCCGCGGCGCAGGAGGCCGCCGAGGGCGTCGACGGCGTCGACTCCGTGCGCGTGTTCACGGGTGCACCGGCGGGCGCGCCCGGCGCAGACGACGCACCGCCGGTCGTCGTGGACGGCACGGTGCGGCTCGACGTCACGACGAGCGCGCCGTCGGACTCGGTCGCGGCCCAGGACGTGGTCCGCGACGTCCGCACCGCGGTGCACGCGGTCGCACCCGACGCGCTCGTCGGCGGCCCCGCGGCCGAGCAGGTGGACACGATCGACGCCGCGCAGCGGGACCTGCGCGTGATCGTCCCGCTGGTGCTCCTGGTCATCATGGTGATCCTCATGCTGCTGCTGCGGTCCGTGCTCGCGGCCGTGGTGCTGCTGGTGGCCAACGTGCTCTCGTTCGCCGCGACGCTGGGCGTCGCCGCGATCCTGTTCGACGGGCCGTTCGGGTTCCCGGGCTCCGACCCGACCGTGCCGCTGTTCGCGTTCGTCTTCCTGGTCGCGCTCGGCGTCGACTACTCGATCTTCCTCATGACGCGCGTGCGGGAGGAGTCGCTGCAGGTCGGCACGCGGCGCGGCGTGGTGCGCGGGCTCGCGGTCACGGGTGGCGTGATCACGTCCGCGGGCATCGTGCTCGCAACCACGTTCGCGGCGCTCGCGGTGATCCCGCTGCTGTTCCTGGTGCAGCTCGCGTTCCTGGTGGCGTTCGGCGTGCTGCTCGACACGTTCGTCGTGCGCAGCCTGCTGGTCCCGGCCGTGGTGCACGACCTGGGCGACCGGGCCTGGTGGCCGTCACGCGTGGGCGACCGCGCGGGGACGGCACACCAGCCCGCGCACGCGGGTGCCGCGTCCGGTCCCTCGTCGGGCGGCACCGCCGGCGGCGAGTGA
- a CDS encoding DNA topoisomerase IB → MVRLRRVRVDAPGWTRRRAGSGFVYLDLERVRITDDEHLTRITSLAIPPAWREVWICPLPNGHIQAAGLDDARRRQYLYHQQWRARRDRLKHDHVLDVGARLPAARRRVRRDLALEGFPRDKALALAFRLLDLAYLRVGGEGYALRHGSYGLATLLREHVEVLAPETPDDPGRVHLRFPAKSGQVRDTVVEDDDVARLVRTLVRRRDDGPELLAWQDDAGWHDVTSADVAAYVKARLGDDATPKDFRTWHATVMAARALAAAGPAPASQRARRQVVTQVVKDVAEELGNTPAVCRASYIDPRVIDLWERGETIRATRSRAVAERETLALLR, encoded by the coding sequence ATGGTGCGACTGCGTCGCGTCCGCGTGGACGCCCCGGGCTGGACGCGACGCCGTGCGGGCTCCGGGTTCGTCTACCTGGACCTGGAGCGCGTCCGGATCACGGACGACGAGCACCTGACGCGCATCACGTCGCTGGCCATCCCGCCCGCGTGGCGTGAGGTGTGGATCTGCCCGCTGCCCAACGGGCACATCCAGGCCGCGGGGCTCGACGACGCGCGCCGTCGTCAGTACCTGTACCACCAGCAGTGGCGGGCGCGCCGCGACCGGCTGAAGCACGACCACGTGCTCGACGTCGGGGCGCGCCTGCCCGCCGCACGCCGGCGCGTGCGCCGCGACCTGGCGCTCGAGGGCTTCCCCCGGGACAAGGCGCTCGCGCTCGCGTTCCGGCTGCTCGACCTCGCGTACCTGCGCGTGGGCGGCGAGGGGTACGCGCTGCGGCACGGCTCCTACGGCCTGGCCACGCTGCTGCGCGAGCACGTGGAGGTCCTGGCCCCCGAGACGCCCGACGACCCAGGCCGCGTGCACCTGCGGTTCCCCGCGAAGTCCGGGCAGGTCCGGGACACCGTGGTCGAGGACGACGACGTGGCGCGGCTGGTCCGCACGCTCGTCCGCCGCCGCGACGACGGCCCCGAGCTGCTCGCGTGGCAGGACGACGCGGGCTGGCACGACGTGACGAGCGCGGACGTGGCCGCGTACGTCAAGGCGCGGCTCGGCGACGACGCGACGCCCAAGGACTTCCGCACGTGGCACGCCACCGTCATGGCGGCACGCGCGCTGGCCGCCGCGGGTCCCGCACCCGCCTCGCAGCGCGCCCGGCGCCAGGTGGTCACGCAGGTGGTCAAGGACGTGGCCGAGGAGCTCGGCAACACGCCCGCGGTGTGCCGCGCGTCCTACATCGACCCGCGCGTGATCGACCTGTGGGAGCGCGGCGAGACCATCCGTGCCACGCGCTCGCGCGCGGTGGCCGAGCGCGAGACCCTCGCGCTCCTGCGCTGA